From the Daucus carota subsp. sativus chromosome 8, DH1 v3.0, whole genome shotgun sequence genome, one window contains:
- the LOC108198633 gene encoding delta(12)-fatty-acid desaturase FAD2 yields MGAGGRMSAPSNAKKTEAEALRRAPHEKPPFTIGDLKKAIPAHCFEKSLVTSFRYLIQDLLMAYALYYVATNYIDQYLPHPLNYVGWAAYIAVQGCVLTGAWVVGHECDHDAFSDYGWVNDLVGLVVHSSLLVPYFSWKISHRRHHANTQSLENDEVYVPRFKANIRNYYKIMNNPPGRVLVWLITLLIGFPLYLMFNVSGHKYERWTSHYDPHSPLYTERERKQIIVSDLAILAVIYGLYNLVLAKGFVWVFCVYGGPLLVVNGWFTLITILNHTHPSLPYYDSSEWDWLRGALCTVDRDYGILNKVFHNVCNAHVCHHIFSMIPHYHGLEATEAMKPVLGDYYQYDGTPILKAMYREMKECIYVEKDEGETKGVYWYRKEF; encoded by the coding sequence ATGGGTGCAGGTGGGCGCATGTCTGCTCCTTCTAATGCCAAGAAAACTGAAGCAGAAGCACTCAGAAGGGCTCCTCATGAGAAGCCACCATTCACTATTGGTGACCTCAAGAAGGCCATTCCTGCTCATTGCTTCGAAAAGTCACTTGTCACTTCTTTTCGATACCTCATTCAAGATCTCCTCATGGCCTATGCTCTCTACTATGTTGCCACTAATTACATAGACCAGTATCTTCCACACCCTCTGAATTACGTGGGTTGGGCTGCTTACATTGCTGTCCAGGGGTGTGTCTTGACGGGAGCTTGGGTCGTGGGGCACGAATGTGATCATGATGCCTTCAGTGATTATGGTTGGGTGAATGACCTTGTTGGCCTTGTTGTCCATTCTTCTCTTCTGGTCCCTTACTTCTCTTGGAAAATTAGCCACCGTCGTCACCATGCCAACACTCAATCCCTTGAGAATGATGAGGTTTATGTCCCGAGGTTCAAGGCCAACATCAGGAACTACTACAAAATAATGAACAACCCACCAGGCCGCGTCCTTGTGTGGCTTATCACGCTCCTTATAGGCTTCCCCTTATACTTGATGTTCAATGTCTCGGGACACAAGTATGAGAGGTGGACTTCACACTATGATCCCCATAGCCCTCTTTACACAGAACGTGAACGCAAACAGATCATTGTGTCTGATCTTGCCATTCTTGCTGTTATCTATGGGCTGTACAATCTAGTATTAGCCAAAGGATTTGTCTGGGTTTTCTGTGTTTATGGAGGTCCGTTGCTAGTTGTTAACGGATGGTTCACATTGATCACAATCCTCAATCACACTCATCCCTCTTTGCCTTACTATGATTCAAGCGAATGGGATTGGTTGAGGGGAGCTCTTTGCACTGTTGACAGAGACTATGGTATTTTGAACAAGGTGTTCCATAACGTGTGCAACGCTCATGTCTGTCACCATATCTTCTCCATGATCCCGCATTACCATGGACTCGAGGCAACTGAAGCAATGAAGCCAGTACTTGGAGACTATTATCAGTATGATGGCACTCCAATTCTTAAGGCAATGTACAGGGAAATGAAGGAATGCATTTACGTCGAAAAAGATGAAGGTGAGACTAAAGGAGTCTACTGGTACCGAAAGGAATTCTAA
- the LOC108198638 gene encoding delta(12) fatty acid desaturase FAD2-like: MGAGGRMSAPNAKKTQTEALRRAPHEKPPFTIGDLKKAIPAHCFEKSLVTSFRYLIQDLLMAYALYYIATNYIEQYLPYPLNYVGWAAYIAVQGCVLTGAWVVGHECDHDAFSDYGWVNDLVGLIVHSSLMVPYFSWKISHRRHHANTQSLENDEVYVPRFKSNIRNYYKILNNPPGRVLVWVTTLLIGFPLYLMFNVSGHKYERWTSHYDPHSPLYTERERKQIIVSDLAILAVIYGLYNLVLAKGFVWVFCVYGGPLLVVNGWFTLITILNHTHPSIPYYDSTEWDWLRGALCTVDRDYGILNKVFHNVCNAHVCHHIFSMIPHYHGLEATEAMKPLLGDYYQYDGTPILKAMYREMKECIYVEKDEGETKGVYWYRKDI, translated from the coding sequence ATGGGTGCAGGTGGACGCATGTCTGCTCCTAATGCCAAGAAAACTCAAACAGAAGCACTTCGACGTGCCCCTCATGAGAAACCTCCATTCACCATTGGTGACCTTAAGAAAGCCATTCCTGCTCATTGCTTTGAAAAGTCACTTGTCACTTCTTTTCGATACCTCATTCAAGATCTCCTCATGGCCTATGCCCTCTACTATATTGCCACTAATTACATAGAGCAGTATCTTCCATATCCTCTGAATTACGTCGGTTGGGCTGCTTACATTGCTGTCCAGGGGTGTGTCTTGACGGGAGCTTGGGTGGTGGGTCACGAATGTGATCACGACGCCTTCAGTGATTATGGTTGGGTGAATGACCTTGTTGGCCTTATTGTCCACTCTTCTCTCATGGTTCCATATTTCTCTTGGAAAATTAGCCACAGACGTCACCACGCCAACACTCAATCACTTGAGAACGACGAGGTTTATGTCCCGAGGTTCAAGTCCAACATCCGGAACTACTACAAAATTCTCAACAACCCACCCGGCCGTGTCCTTGTGTGGGTTACCACACTCCTCATAGGCTTCCCTCTGTATCTGATGTTCAATGTTTCGGGACACAAGTATGAGAGGTGGACTTCTCACTATGATCCCCATAGCCCTCTTTACACAGAACGTGAGCGCAAGCAGATCATTGTGTCTGATCTTGCCATTCTTGCTGTTATCTATGGGCTGTACAATCTAGTATTAGCCAAAGGATTTGTTTGGGTTTTCTGTGTTTATGGAGGTCCATTGCTAGTTGTCAACGGATGGTTTACATTAATTACAATCCTCAATCACACTCATCCTTCGATTCCTTACTACGACTCAACTGAATGGGACTGGTTAAGAGGAGCTCTCTGCACTGTTGACAGAGATTATGGAATTCTGAACAAGGTATTCCACAACGTGTGCAATGCTCATGTCTGTCACCACATATTCTCCATGATCCCACATTACCACGGACTAGAAGCCACAGAGGCCATGAAGCCTTTACTTGGAGATTACTATCAATATGATGGAACTCCAATTCTAAAGGCCATGTACCGAGAAATGAAGGAATGCATTTACGTGGAGAAAGATGAAGGCGAGACTAAAGGAGTCTACTGGTACCGAAAGGATATATAG